Proteins from a single region of Fischerella sp. PCC 9605:
- a CDS encoding fatty acid desaturase family protein: MPTQISQIDRDRNFYLHTKKPLWDITAIFYVLAGYCGAIALLLLPQIWLNVLGAVLLTHSLVLSAYLSHEFMHGTIFNERKWNAVGGNIMLWLNGGCYASFKDLAAEHILHHVKKIDSVAFDVPTFINNVPRLIRSLILVLEWSYFPAISFIIQWRAVAAPFWNPQRHDERLRTIILLIVRSSLFILLGLVSLKALILYFLAYIGMITVLRIVDCFQHTYETFLAGSYAPKRNSTYEQENTFTTLISRRYWWLNLLVLNFGYHNAHHALMRCPWYNLHKLDSDLFANRENYSLTLPQLLKNYHRFRVSRLVKGQGKAVDGHGNLNLDAFYGAVGVSFLVKS; encoded by the coding sequence ATGCCCACTCAAATTTCTCAAATTGACCGTGACCGTAATTTTTATCTGCATACAAAAAAACCTCTGTGGGATATCACTGCCATCTTTTATGTTCTAGCAGGATACTGTGGCGCGATCGCACTTTTGCTATTACCCCAAATCTGGCTGAATGTTTTGGGAGCGGTACTACTTACTCATAGTCTAGTTCTCTCGGCTTATCTATCACATGAGTTCATGCACGGCACAATTTTCAATGAAAGAAAGTGGAATGCCGTTGGTGGCAATATTATGCTTTGGCTTAACGGTGGCTGTTATGCTTCCTTCAAGGACTTAGCTGCTGAACATATTTTACATCATGTTAAGAAAATCGATTCTGTCGCTTTTGATGTACCCACTTTTATCAACAATGTGCCGAGACTAATTCGTAGCTTGATATTAGTGTTGGAGTGGTCATACTTTCCAGCAATTTCTTTTATTATTCAGTGGAGAGCGGTCGCTGCTCCTTTTTGGAATCCCCAACGTCATGATGAGCGGCTACGCACTATCATCCTGCTTATAGTGCGTTCTTCATTATTTATCCTGCTGGGGTTAGTGTCACTCAAAGCACTGATACTGTACTTTCTTGCCTACATTGGCATGATTACGGTACTGCGGATAGTGGATTGCTTTCAACATACTTACGAGACATTTCTTGCTGGTTCTTATGCACCCAAACGCAATAGTACTTACGAGCAAGAGAATACTTTTACTACTTTGATTTCTCGGCGATACTGGTGGTTGAATTTGCTGGTGTTAAACTTTGGCTATCACAATGCCCATCATGCTTTGATGAGGTGTCCTTGGTACAACCTTCACAAATTAGACAGCGACTTATTCGCTAACAGAGAAAATTACTCCCTGACGCTGCCACAGCTACTCAAGAATTACCATCGCTTTCGTGTTTCTCGCCTAGTCAAAGGACAAGGGAAAGCTGTTGATGGGCACGGTAATTTAAATCTTGATGCTTTTTACGGTGCTGTAGGCGTGTCTTTTCTAGTGAAGTCTTAA
- a CDS encoding OmpA family protein: MKQDSLSLVIALSAAVVVSISASFSIWLFESDKSESLKLAAITAKANSVTPTKSQTPIATIKRTVQSKLRGSVYFETGDYELSEADKKILNKFVADIAPSNEQLGIKVVGHSSKIGGEDSNQQLSDHRARVVLEYLKYKVKYPIFAEGKGYNQLLASYSASDRHNQRVDFYTVKHKDSSDYALEIFGNYASRHLKSKQ; this comes from the coding sequence ATGAAACAAGACAGCCTTTCTCTTGTAATCGCTCTTAGTGCAGCGGTGGTTGTTTCTATCTCAGCCAGCTTCAGCATTTGGTTATTTGAATCCGATAAATCTGAGTCCTTGAAATTGGCAGCAATTACCGCCAAAGCAAACTCTGTCACTCCCACCAAGAGTCAAACTCCAATTGCAACTATCAAGCGCACAGTCCAGTCGAAATTGCGAGGTTCGGTATATTTCGAGACTGGCGACTATGAGCTATCTGAAGCTGACAAGAAAATTCTGAATAAGTTTGTGGCTGATATTGCTCCCTCAAACGAGCAACTCGGCATAAAAGTTGTTGGGCATAGTTCCAAAATTGGTGGCGAAGATTCCAATCAACAGCTCAGCGACCACCGAGCCAGAGTAGTGCTGGAGTATCTCAAGTACAAAGTCAAGTATCCAATCTTTGCTGAGGGGAAAGGTTATAACCAATTACTTGCGAGTTATTCCGCAAGCGATCGTCATAATCAGCGTGTTGATTTTTACACTGTTAAACACAAGGATAGTTCCGACTATGCTTTGGAAATCTTTGGCAATTATGCCAGCCGACACTTAAAATCAAAGCAGTGA
- a CDS encoding copy number control protein — MSPRPKKDEGTVEMRVFVPGDLRNQFKGKCATQGKTMSEIITAFMHKYVSGQINLTELEEGEK; from the coding sequence GTGAGTCCAAGACCTAAAAAAGATGAAGGAACGGTGGAAATGAGAGTTTTCGTGCCAGGAGATTTACGCAATCAATTTAAGGGCAAGTGCGCTACCCAGGGTAAAACCATGAGCGAAATCATCACAGCTTTTATGCACAAATATGTTTCTGGGCAAATTAATTTGACCGAGTTAGAAGAAGGTGAAAAGTGA
- a CDS encoding fertility inhibition FinO-like protein, translating to MIQGRLEITIKISELPQAKTVENGWQQFEIDCDGRIITITVKPKIWKKLTDAAATYPQWVAAIAGKMGDSTENGFVLLEPNIQVFERKPKPDPAAASVT from the coding sequence ATGATACAAGGACGATTAGAAATCACAATCAAAATTAGCGAATTGCCCCAAGCCAAAACTGTAGAGAACGGCTGGCAGCAATTTGAAATCGATTGCGATGGACGCATTATTACAATCACCGTCAAACCCAAGATTTGGAAGAAACTTACCGACGCAGCTGCCACCTACCCTCAGTGGGTAGCAGCCATCGCAGGAAAAATGGGAGACTCAACAGAGAATGGCTTTGTATTGCTAGAACCAAATATCCAGGTTTTCGAGCGAAAGCCCAAGCCAGATCCGGCAGCGGCTAGTGTTACCTAA
- a CDS encoding tyrosine-type recombinase/integrase, protein MNQSAAANFNFNPDSLALTEPVPLILHPAEVYINSLGEGSRRTMREALNAIARLLTDDSCDASTLDWSKLRYQHTAAVRSVLMGKYSPAMANKMLCALRRTLKEAWRLGLMSIEEYGRATDIGSVRGKSLLKGRALSGSEISKLWNDCIKDNSNLGYRDAALLAVLIVGLRRSEVTHLDVSDFKPRSRSLTVREAKGNKERIVYLTQAGVRAVQSWLKVRNLEPGPLFYPFNKAQQVIPRRMSEQGIFRALERRGERAGVEHFTPHDLRRTFIGDLLDLGADIVTVSKLAGHASPSTTSKYDRRPEEAKKRAIDLLNVSLSTTSSSSQGAPPKQSKHPKQTQRVQAIPSNLKCPSCKSKELQKNGFQVLADGNKHQRFRCKNCGYVFTPLLSVPN, encoded by the coding sequence GTGAACCAGAGCGCAGCAGCCAATTTCAATTTCAACCCCGATTCCTTGGCGTTAACTGAACCAGTGCCGCTGATATTACACCCAGCTGAAGTCTACATAAACAGTCTTGGCGAGGGTTCGCGGCGGACGATGCGAGAGGCGTTGAATGCGATCGCTAGGTTGTTAACTGATGACAGTTGTGATGCTTCTACTCTCGATTGGTCGAAGTTGCGCTACCAACATACTGCTGCGGTACGGTCAGTGCTGATGGGAAAATACAGTCCGGCGATGGCTAATAAAATGTTGTGTGCCCTGCGGCGGACGTTGAAGGAAGCATGGCGCTTGGGGTTGATGTCTATCGAAGAGTATGGACGGGCAACTGATATTGGCTCTGTGCGGGGTAAAAGTCTACTCAAAGGACGGGCGCTCTCAGGCTCGGAAATTTCTAAGCTCTGGAATGATTGTATAAAGGATAACTCTAACTTGGGTTATCGTGATGCGGCGCTGTTAGCGGTTTTGATAGTAGGGTTGCGTCGCAGTGAAGTCACACACCTTGATGTCAGCGATTTTAAACCGCGCAGTCGCTCGTTAACTGTACGTGAAGCCAAAGGGAACAAAGAGCGAATTGTATATTTGACTCAAGCCGGAGTACGGGCAGTTCAGTCTTGGTTGAAAGTACGCAACCTAGAACCAGGCCCGTTATTTTATCCCTTCAATAAGGCGCAACAAGTTATACCGAGACGAATGAGCGAACAGGGAATATTTCGAGCATTGGAACGGCGTGGAGAACGCGCCGGGGTAGAACATTTTACTCCCCATGATTTGAGAAGAACTTTTATAGGTGATTTATTAGATTTAGGAGCGGATATTGTCACAGTATCCAAGCTTGCAGGTCATGCATCACCAAGTACTACTTCTAAGTATGACCGACGACCTGAAGAGGCGAAGAAGCGAGCGATTGATTTATTGAATGTATCATTAAGTACTACGTCTAGTAGTAGCCAAGGTGCACCTCCCAAGCAATCCAAACACCCAAAACAGACGCAACGAGTGCAGGCGATCCCATCGAATCTGAAATGCCCCAGCTGCAAATCAAAGGAGCTTCAAAAAAATGGTTTCCAAGTATTGGCTGATGGCAACAAGCACCAGCGCTTTCGATGTAAGAACTGCGGTTATGTATTTACTCCCCTTTTATCAGTTCCTAATTAG
- a CDS encoding tyrosine-type recombinase/integrase, with the protein MSKVTQSESSSVVTCPLALVAPLPLTEHPAAVYLSGLSAGSRPAMRQALDVIARLLTNNLCDGMTLDWAALRYKHTAALRAVLMERYAPATANKMLSALRRVLKEALRLELMDAKDFARAVDIKNVKVSKELQGRALTEKEIADLMQVCFDDPTPTGYRDAALIAILRGAGLRRSEVVNLNLSDFNSTSSTLKVWGAKGGKDRTVYLPDAAIGVVSDWIDVRGGGAGPLLCHINKAGCVVLRKLTPQAVLFILQKRGEQALVSDFSAHDFRRTFISELLDSGADISTVQRLAGHASPELTARYDRRGEQTKRRAVQALSIPGSRKKR; encoded by the coding sequence ATGAGTAAAGTCACGCAAAGTGAAAGTAGTAGTGTAGTCACTTGTCCCTTGGCACTGGTTGCACCGCTACCCCTAACCGAACATCCGGCGGCAGTTTATTTGTCGGGACTCTCTGCTGGGTCGCGTCCGGCGATGCGGCAAGCCTTGGATGTGATAGCGAGACTGTTAACCAACAACCTATGTGATGGTATGACTCTGGACTGGGCAGCGCTGCGCTACAAACATACTGCTGCCCTCCGCGCTGTTTTAATGGAACGTTATGCACCAGCAACAGCTAATAAAATGCTTTCTGCCTTAAGGAGAGTCCTAAAAGAAGCCTTAAGACTAGAGTTGATGGACGCTAAAGACTTTGCCCGTGCTGTTGATATTAAAAATGTCAAGGTGTCGAAGGAGTTACAGGGACGCGCTTTAACTGAAAAAGAAATTGCCGATTTAATGCAAGTGTGTTTTGATGACCCCACCCCCACTGGTTACAGAGATGCGGCACTAATTGCCATTCTGCGCGGTGCTGGACTAAGACGCTCTGAGGTGGTGAATTTAAATTTGAGTGATTTTAACTCTACAAGCAGCACTTTAAAAGTGTGGGGTGCGAAAGGCGGGAAAGACCGCACTGTGTATTTACCGGATGCTGCAATTGGGGTAGTGTCAGATTGGATTGATGTTAGAGGTGGGGGTGCTGGCCCCTTGCTGTGTCATATTAATAAAGCTGGTTGCGTGGTCTTACGAAAACTAACGCCCCAGGCGGTGCTGTTCATTTTGCAAAAACGCGGTGAACAGGCTCTTGTGAGTGACTTTTCTGCTCATGATTTTAGGAGAACTTTTATATCAGAACTATTAGACTCTGGGGCAGATATTTCCACAGTGCAACGGTTGGCTGGACACGCAAGCCCTGAATTGACCGCCAGATATGACCGACGCGGTGAACAGACTAAGCGTCGTGCTGTCCAGGCGCTCAGTATCCCTGGTTCGAGGAAAAAGAGGTAG
- a CDS encoding nuclease A inhibitor family protein, protein MTDTQIVDQLKAAANGLLMMSESEYPFEVFLWSGAARITPQEVVQRMGHSSDSPIETISVDNFFSAATTDEDWHGDEEKQMVAKFKALVQTIKLNLANPIVYRLGRIEIDVYIIGETPSGALAGLSTKVVET, encoded by the coding sequence ATGACAGACACCCAAATTGTTGACCAACTAAAAGCAGCAGCTAATGGTTTACTCATGATGAGTGAATCTGAGTACCCATTTGAAGTTTTCTTGTGGTCAGGTGCTGCACGCATAACACCTCAAGAAGTTGTGCAGCGAATGGGTCATTCTTCAGACTCCCCAATTGAAACTATTAGTGTGGACAACTTCTTTAGTGCAGCCACAACTGACGAAGATTGGCACGGCGACGAAGAAAAACAGATGGTAGCCAAATTTAAAGCACTGGTGCAGACAATTAAATTGAACTTAGCTAACCCGATTGTGTATCGCTTAGGCAGAATTGAAATTGATGTTTATATAATTGGTGAAACCCCAAGTGGTGCCTTGGCTGGGCTTTCTACCAAAGTTGTAGAAACTTAA